From the genome of Nakamurella flavida, one region includes:
- the idi gene encoding isopentenyl-diphosphate Delta-isomerase, whose product MTLSSPPSLTTARPEQVVLCAPDGSFAGVADKAGVHTTDTPLHLAFSCYVLDTAGRLLVTRRAAAKITWPGVRTNSCCGHPGPDEPIADAVLRRLSTELGLEVDRVDLLLPRFRYRSVMADGTVENELCPVFRAVVPEGTPVRPDPAEVDETWWQAWPEFVAAVELADDSLSPWGALQVDQLAALGPDPLSWPTADPADLPAAALRS is encoded by the coding sequence ATGACCCTGTCGTCCCCGCCGTCCCTGACCACCGCCCGACCCGAGCAGGTGGTGCTCTGCGCACCCGACGGCTCCTTCGCCGGCGTCGCCGACAAGGCCGGCGTGCACACCACCGACACCCCCCTGCACCTGGCGTTCTCCTGCTACGTGCTGGACACCGCCGGACGCCTGCTGGTCACCCGCCGGGCCGCCGCCAAGATCACCTGGCCCGGTGTGCGCACCAATTCGTGCTGTGGCCATCCCGGACCGGACGAACCCATCGCCGACGCGGTGCTCCGCCGACTCTCCACCGAGCTCGGCCTGGAGGTGGACCGGGTCGACCTGCTGCTGCCGCGGTTCCGCTACCGCAGCGTCATGGCCGACGGCACGGTGGAGAACGAGCTGTGCCCGGTGTTCCGGGCCGTGGTGCCCGAGGGCACCCCGGTGCGCCCCGATCCCGCCGAGGTCGACGAGACCTGGTGGCAGGCGTGGCCGGAGTTCGTCGCCGCGGTCGAACTCGCCGACGACTCGCTGTCCCCCTGGGGGGCGCTGCAGGTCGACCAGCTCGCCGCCCTCGGCCCCGACCCGCTGAGCTGGCCGACCGCCGACCCCGCCGACCTGCCCGCCGCGGCCCTGCGCAGCTGA
- a CDS encoding DUF4232 domain-containing protein has translation MAAHPDPTPSRPQVRLRGRIAVGLLAAAVLSAAGCAGPTAPVPAASSSAVIATLPTMDVWTTLTGSALTQPSDPTVPTVPSVPTEPGVSEIVVDRCADGGVPVVVDGRDAAMGQRFILLTALNCTDAPVVLDGVPAVDFLAEDGQRFDITAEPGTVGETDGRATTAPVTLAPGAAAGTTLSWRNLTEYDGPETAESIVLTLGEGLPPVTVELTVDLGTTHRAFVSGWSANDPAYPAPVTVTVTTTATPTG, from the coding sequence ATGGCCGCGCACCCCGACCCGACCCCCAGCCGTCCGCAGGTCCGGCTTCGCGGCCGCATCGCGGTCGGCCTGCTGGCTGCGGCCGTCCTGTCGGCCGCCGGGTGTGCGGGCCCGACGGCCCCCGTGCCCGCCGCGTCGAGCAGCGCGGTCATCGCGACCCTGCCAACCATGGACGTGTGGACCACCCTCACCGGCTCGGCCCTGACACAGCCATCCGACCCGACAGTGCCGACAGTGCCGTCCGTACCGACCGAGCCGGGGGTGTCGGAGATCGTGGTGGACCGGTGCGCCGACGGCGGTGTGCCGGTCGTCGTCGACGGCCGGGACGCCGCGATGGGTCAGCGGTTCATCCTGCTCACCGCGCTGAACTGCACCGACGCGCCGGTGGTGCTGGACGGTGTCCCGGCGGTCGATTTCCTGGCGGAGGACGGTCAGCGGTTCGACATCACCGCCGAACCGGGGACGGTGGGCGAGACGGACGGCCGGGCGACCACGGCCCCCGTCACCCTGGCCCCCGGGGCGGCCGCCGGCACCACGCTGAGCTGGCGGAACCTGACCGAGTACGACGGTCCGGAGACGGCGGAATCGATCGTCCTCACCCTGGGCGAGGGTCTGCCGCCGGTGACGGTCGAGTTGACCGTCGACCTGGGCACCACCCACCGCGCCTTCGTCAGCGGGTGGAGCGCGAACGATCCGGCCTACCCCGCGCCGGTCACGGTGACCGTCACCACCACGGCGACGCCCACCGGCTGA
- a CDS encoding serine hydrolase domain-containing protein — translation MALLAVTACSGVTPVARPPATRTAVSVMTTGVAPASPVLDDRLGGARDAVAAAVQQAVVDHDLQAAIVRVTVDGRDVWTGAVGTSMTGVPATTDMHFRNGAVAFSYIGTLLAILAGRGELDLDGTLDRWLPGLPHADRITVRMLATMTSGYADYVYRPEVLDGTDADPFRQWTDDELIAIGTSQPLMFEPGTNWGYSYTNYLILGQVITRITGEPLDVVMDEEILGPLGLRNTSSADTAQIPPPVLHSYTSERRAFLGVPAGTPFTEDATYWNPSWTTATGAVQSTDIVDLAATAEAIGSGALVTPALLAEQVGKRLVGVGERTPQCPVCGPLTADRTYGMGVLLLGDWIAQSKNFAGEGGAMAYLPSERIAIALVTTLTPDAWDEQGVAGDPSLPVLRAIAAAVAPDHPLGPG, via the coding sequence GTGGCTCTGCTCGCCGTCACCGCCTGCAGCGGGGTGACCCCGGTGGCCCGTCCACCGGCCACCAGGACCGCTGTCTCGGTGATGACGACCGGGGTCGCCCCGGCCTCCCCCGTCCTGGACGACCGCCTGGGTGGCGCCCGTGACGCGGTGGCCGCGGCGGTGCAGCAGGCGGTCGTGGACCACGATCTGCAGGCGGCGATCGTCCGGGTCACCGTCGACGGCCGCGATGTGTGGACCGGCGCCGTCGGCACCTCGATGACCGGCGTGCCCGCCACGACCGACATGCACTTCCGCAACGGGGCGGTGGCCTTCAGCTACATCGGCACGCTGCTGGCCATCCTGGCCGGGCGGGGTGAGCTCGACCTGGACGGCACCCTGGACCGCTGGCTGCCGGGCCTGCCGCACGCCGATCGGATCACGGTCCGCATGCTCGCCACCATGACGTCCGGGTACGCCGACTACGTCTACCGACCCGAGGTGTTGGACGGCACCGACGCCGACCCCTTCCGGCAGTGGACGGACGACGAGCTCATCGCCATCGGTACGTCACAGCCGCTGATGTTCGAGCCCGGCACCAACTGGGGCTACTCGTACACCAACTACCTGATCCTCGGCCAGGTGATCACCCGGATCACCGGCGAGCCGCTGGACGTGGTGATGGACGAGGAGATCCTCGGGCCCCTCGGCCTGCGGAACACCTCGTCGGCCGACACCGCGCAGATTCCGCCACCGGTGCTGCACAGCTACACCTCCGAGCGCCGGGCCTTCCTGGGGGTACCGGCCGGGACACCGTTCACCGAGGACGCGACGTACTGGAACCCGTCCTGGACGACCGCGACCGGCGCCGTGCAGAGCACCGACATCGTCGATCTCGCTGCCACGGCCGAGGCGATCGGCTCCGGCGCGCTGGTGACCCCCGCGCTGCTCGCCGAGCAGGTGGGCAAGCGGCTGGTCGGGGTGGGCGAACGCACCCCGCAGTGCCCCGTGTGCGGCCCCCTGACGGCGGACCGCACGTACGGCATGGGGGTGCTGCTGCTGGGGGACTGGATCGCCCAGAGCAAGAACTTCGCCGGTGAGGGCGGGGCGATGGCCTATCTGCCGTCCGAGCGCATCGCCATCGCCCTGGTCACCACCCTGACCCCCGACGCCTGGGACGAGCAGGGAGTGGCCGGCGACCCGAGCCTGCCCGTCCTGCGCGCCATCGCCGCAGCGGTCGCACCCGACCATCCCCTGGGGCCGGGCTGA
- a CDS encoding MBL fold metallo-hydrolase yields MLVVASVWLIRACWGVLPAIGASRRRIARAAAGSPEFRDGAFRNTLPTAVMVPGSGPTLLKTMLTRGSVGRPNGDIPLARPDLDGPVGPLAVTWLGHASTLVELGGARILTDPVWQERVSPSQVVGPARLHPMPLALVELPQVDAIVISHDHYDHLELAAVRTLLRTQRAPFLVPTGIGEHLRGWGVPESRIHELGWNESVTIGEITYTCTESRHFSGRSLRRNTTLWASWVFASPQERVFFGGDTGYTPAFAGIGAQHGPFDLTILPIGAYGAQWPSIHMDPEEAVRAHGDLGGQLLLPIHWASFDLAAHSWAEPIERLQVAARSAASPVRIVAPRPGQRVVVAEPLPVEPWWAPLS; encoded by the coding sequence CTGCTGGTGGTCGCGTCGGTCTGGCTGATCCGGGCCTGCTGGGGTGTGCTGCCGGCCATCGGGGCCTCCCGCAGGCGCATCGCCCGGGCCGCAGCCGGGTCGCCGGAGTTCCGTGACGGCGCGTTCCGCAACACCCTGCCGACCGCGGTGATGGTGCCCGGATCCGGTCCGACGCTGCTGAAGACCATGCTCACCCGGGGTTCCGTCGGCCGCCCGAACGGTGACATCCCACTCGCCCGGCCGGATCTCGACGGACCGGTCGGCCCGCTCGCGGTGACCTGGCTGGGGCACGCGTCGACGCTGGTCGAACTGGGCGGGGCCCGCATCCTCACCGACCCGGTCTGGCAGGAGCGGGTGTCCCCGTCGCAGGTGGTCGGGCCGGCCCGGCTGCACCCGATGCCGCTCGCCCTGGTCGAGCTGCCGCAGGTGGACGCGATCGTCATCTCGCACGACCACTACGACCACCTGGAGCTGGCCGCGGTCCGCACCCTGCTGCGCACCCAACGCGCCCCGTTCCTGGTGCCCACCGGCATCGGCGAGCACCTGCGCGGATGGGGTGTCCCGGAGAGCCGCATCCACGAGCTCGGCTGGAACGAGAGCGTCACCATCGGCGAGATCACCTACACCTGCACGGAATCCCGTCACTTCTCCGGCCGCAGCCTGCGCCGCAACACCACCCTCTGGGCGTCCTGGGTGTTCGCCTCCCCGCAGGAGCGGGTGTTCTTCGGCGGCGACACCGGCTACACCCCGGCCTTCGCCGGCATCGGCGCCCAGCACGGCCCGTTCGACCTGACGATCCTGCCCATCGGCGCGTACGGCGCGCAGTGGCCGTCGATCCACATGGACCCCGAGGAGGCCGTCCGGGCGCACGGTGATCTGGGCGGTCAGCTCCTGCTGCCGATCCACTGGGCCTCGTTCGACCTCGCCGCGCACTCCTGGGCCGAGCCGATCGAGCGCCTGCAGGTCGCCGCCCGCTCCGCCGCCTCCCCGGTGCGGATCGTCGCCCCCCGCCCCGGTCAGCGCGTCGTCGTCGCCGAGCCGCTGCCCGTCGAGCCCTGGTGGGCCCCGCTCAGTTGA
- a CDS encoding M13 family metallopeptidase: MAAVPTISTDDPAGDPAVRPQDDLFRAVNGRWLREAVIPPDRSVDGAFHALRDDSEAACREIVEEVAGQQDAAPGTPEQLIGGLYRSFMDTERIEQIGLAPVREQVARVQGIGSVGDLVESVGALRRAGVGGFFAVDVDSDPAQPDRNVANLWQAGLGLPDESYYRDEQYAEIREQYRTHLAEMLTLAGLDDAPARADRVLALETDIASRHWDRVRCRDADQTYNPMDRAGLDELLPSWVLDRWCAGARTPATAFDAVVVRQPDYFAGLADLLTDERVDAWRDWLSAEILHATAPLGPEALVQANFDFYGRIISGTPELRERWKRGVGLVERAVGEALGALYVQRHFPPAAKERMDTLVEHLMDAYRLSIRELDWMSEDTKVRALEKVEAFTPKVGYPVRFRDYAGLTIDPADLLGNAARAAALDFDRDMGKIGQPVDRDEWFMTPQTVNAYYNPGMNEIVFPAAILRPPFFDMDADDAANFGGIGAVIGHEIGHGFDDQGSKYDGTGALHDWWTQADRDAFDALTRKLIDQYSALEPAQLPGHPVNGALTVGENIGDLGGLGIAFQAWVIARVEDGLPGTPPDEDVQRMFLQWAKLWRTKIRDQEALRYLAIDPHSPAEFRCNQVVRNLDEFHRAFGVTEGDAMWLAPEERVRIW, encoded by the coding sequence ATGGCGGCTGTGCCCACGATCTCGACCGACGATCCCGCGGGCGACCCCGCCGTGCGCCCCCAGGACGACCTCTTCCGGGCGGTCAACGGGCGGTGGCTGCGCGAAGCCGTCATCCCGCCGGACCGCAGCGTCGACGGGGCGTTCCACGCGTTGCGGGACGACTCCGAGGCCGCCTGCCGGGAGATCGTCGAGGAGGTCGCCGGGCAGCAGGACGCGGCGCCCGGCACTCCGGAGCAGCTGATCGGCGGGCTCTACCGCAGCTTCATGGACACCGAGCGGATCGAGCAGATCGGTCTGGCCCCGGTGCGTGAGCAGGTGGCCCGCGTGCAGGGGATCGGCTCCGTCGGTGACCTGGTCGAGTCGGTGGGCGCCCTGCGCCGCGCGGGTGTCGGGGGGTTCTTCGCCGTCGACGTGGACTCCGACCCCGCGCAGCCGGACCGCAACGTCGCCAACCTGTGGCAGGCGGGGCTGGGCCTGCCGGACGAGTCGTACTACCGCGACGAGCAGTACGCCGAGATCCGCGAGCAGTACCGGACCCACCTGGCCGAGATGCTGACCCTGGCCGGCCTCGACGACGCGCCGGCCCGGGCCGATCGCGTCCTCGCCCTGGAGACCGACATCGCGTCCCGGCACTGGGATCGGGTCCGATGCCGCGACGCCGACCAGACCTACAACCCGATGGACCGGGCCGGCCTGGACGAGCTGCTGCCCAGCTGGGTGCTGGACCGCTGGTGCGCCGGCGCCCGGACCCCGGCCACGGCGTTCGACGCCGTCGTCGTGCGGCAGCCCGACTACTTCGCCGGGCTCGCGGACCTGCTGACCGACGAGCGAGTCGACGCCTGGCGCGACTGGCTCAGCGCGGAGATCCTGCACGCCACGGCACCGCTGGGCCCGGAAGCTCTGGTGCAGGCCAACTTCGACTTCTACGGCCGCATCATCTCCGGGACCCCGGAGCTGCGCGAACGGTGGAAGCGCGGGGTCGGGCTCGTCGAGCGGGCCGTGGGCGAGGCCCTGGGTGCGCTGTACGTGCAGCGGCACTTCCCGCCGGCGGCCAAGGAGCGGATGGACACGCTCGTCGAGCACCTGATGGACGCCTACCGGCTCAGCATCCGCGAGCTGGACTGGATGAGCGAGGACACCAAGGTCCGCGCGCTGGAAAAAGTGGAGGCGTTCACCCCCAAGGTCGGCTACCCCGTCCGGTTCCGCGACTACGCCGGCCTGACCATCGACCCGGCCGATCTGCTCGGCAACGCCGCCCGCGCCGCCGCCCTCGACTTCGACCGGGACATGGGCAAGATCGGGCAGCCGGTCGACCGGGACGAATGGTTCATGACGCCGCAGACGGTGAACGCGTACTACAACCCCGGCATGAACGAGATCGTCTTCCCCGCCGCCATCCTCCGTCCGCCGTTCTTCGACATGGACGCCGACGACGCCGCGAACTTCGGCGGGATCGGCGCCGTCATCGGCCACGAGATCGGCCACGGCTTCGACGACCAGGGCTCCAAGTACGACGGCACGGGCGCCCTGCACGACTGGTGGACCCAGGCCGACCGGGACGCCTTCGACGCGTTGACCCGGAAGTTGATCGACCAGTACTCCGCCCTCGAGCCGGCGCAGCTGCCCGGGCACCCCGTCAACGGGGCGCTCACCGTCGGCGAGAACATCGGTGATCTGGGTGGTCTCGGCATCGCCTTCCAGGCGTGGGTCATCGCTCGCGTCGAGGACGGCCTGCCCGGCACCCCGCCGGACGAGGACGTGCAGCGGATGTTCCTGCAGTGGGCGAAGCTGTGGCGCACCAAGATCCGCGACCAGGAGGCTCTGCGCTACCTGGCCATCGACCCGCACTCGCCGGCGGAGTTCCGCTGCAACCAGGTCGTCCGCAACCTGGACGAGTTCCACCGCGCCTTCGGGGTGACCGAGGGCGACGCGATGTGGCTCGCGCCCGAGGAGCGCGTGCGCATCTGGTGA
- a CDS encoding TetR/AcrR family transcriptional regulator, with protein MTTKATAGRSTAEAQRRRITTCAVAVFARTGYHATPVTEVAEAAEVSPAYIFRLFPGKLGLFVAAVEHCYSRVATVLTEAGERASAAGPRERLEAMTAAYVELIADRDLIMLQAHAQSACEVPEIRSAVRRGLAGVVTAVTNVSGAPDAAVQRFIAYGQLCHLIVQTDLDGEPASWARTLTAGIAHPA; from the coding sequence ATGACGACGAAGGCCACGGCGGGTCGCTCCACGGCAGAGGCCCAGCGCCGGCGCATCACCACGTGCGCCGTCGCCGTCTTCGCCCGGACGGGCTACCACGCCACCCCGGTCACCGAGGTGGCCGAGGCCGCCGAGGTCTCCCCGGCGTACATCTTCCGGCTGTTCCCCGGAAAGCTCGGCCTCTTCGTCGCCGCGGTCGAACACTGCTATTCCCGGGTGGCGACCGTGCTCACGGAGGCCGGTGAACGCGCGTCGGCGGCCGGTCCCCGGGAACGGCTGGAGGCGATGACCGCCGCCTACGTGGAGCTCATCGCCGATCGCGACCTGATCATGCTGCAGGCCCATGCGCAGAGCGCCTGCGAGGTGCCGGAGATCCGGTCCGCCGTCCGCCGGGGCCTGGCCGGGGTCGTCACCGCGGTGACGAACGTGTCCGGCGCCCCGGACGCGGCTGTCCAACGCTTCATCGCCTACGGGCAGCTCTGTCACCTGATCGTCCAGACCGACCTCGACGGCGAGCCCGCCTCCTGGGCCCGCACCCTCACCGCCGGCATCGCCCACCCCGCCTGA
- a CDS encoding medium chain dehydrogenase/reductase family protein — protein sequence MATTPLPPTTVRVVLPGLVEPAVLLVENAPVPRPADGELLVAVQATGISYAEQSMRRGRYFGQPAFPFTPGYDLVGTVLECGPGTDPALLGRRVAALTKTGAWAGHAVVRARDAVPVPDGLASEDAEAATVNGVTAWQMLHRAARIRSGQTVLVFGANGGVGGLLIQLARHAGVRVIGAAAPRHHEALRAAGVEPVDPTDPELAAAVRALAPGGVDAVFDNLGGDITRTAWNLLAPGGTLVAYAIVGEVGGTGSLWPPFLRALARILLWKVLPNGRRATFYDLWSGHSTRKARFRRRLHEDLAQVFALLEDGAITAGIAARFPLADVARALELAESRTLNGKVVLIP from the coding sequence ATGGCCACCACCCCGCTGCCCCCCACCACCGTCCGGGTCGTCCTGCCCGGCCTCGTCGAACCGGCCGTCCTGCTGGTCGAGAACGCCCCCGTGCCCCGCCCGGCGGACGGCGAGCTGCTGGTCGCCGTCCAGGCGACCGGGATCTCCTACGCCGAGCAGTCCATGCGGCGCGGGCGCTACTTCGGACAGCCCGCGTTCCCGTTCACCCCCGGGTACGACCTGGTCGGCACGGTCCTGGAGTGCGGCCCGGGCACGGACCCCGCGCTGCTGGGCCGCCGGGTGGCCGCGCTGACCAAGACCGGGGCCTGGGCCGGTCACGCCGTCGTCCGGGCCCGGGACGCGGTGCCGGTCCCCGACGGCCTGGCCTCGGAGGACGCCGAGGCGGCCACCGTCAACGGGGTCACCGCCTGGCAGATGCTGCACCGGGCCGCCCGCATCCGCAGCGGCCAGACCGTCCTGGTGTTCGGGGCCAACGGCGGGGTCGGCGGCCTGCTGATCCAGCTGGCCCGGCATGCGGGGGTCCGGGTGATCGGCGCCGCGGCACCCCGCCACCACGAGGCCCTGCGCGCGGCGGGGGTCGAGCCCGTCGACCCGACCGATCCCGAGCTGGCCGCCGCGGTGCGGGCACTGGCTCCCGGCGGCGTGGACGCAGTCTTCGACAACCTCGGCGGCGACATCACCCGCACGGCCTGGAACCTGCTGGCCCCCGGCGGGACCCTGGTGGCCTACGCCATCGTGGGGGAGGTCGGCGGCACCGGCAGTCTGTGGCCGCCGTTCCTGCGGGCGCTGGCTCGGATCCTGCTGTGGAAGGTGCTGCCCAACGGCCGGCGCGCCACCTTCTACGACCTCTGGTCCGGCCACTCCACCCGCAAGGCACGCTTCCGCCGCCGACTCCACGAGGATCTGGCCCAGGTCTTCGCCCTCCTGGAGGACGGGGCGATCACCGCCGGCATCGCCGCACGCTTCCCCCTGGCCGACGTGGCCCGGGCCCTGGAGCTGGCCGAGTCCCGCACGCTGAACGGCAAGGTCGTGCTGATCCCCTGA